From Streptomyces sp. NBC_00690, a single genomic window includes:
- a CDS encoding cytochrome P450: MVDQLPTYPITDRTCPYEPPAGLLALQRQAPLVQVQLPTGPAWLVTSYDAARALLDDPRMSSDMGREGFPTLYRQKMRPVLKGSFMRMDGDQHAFYRTMLAGEFSVKRVAAMRPEIEQACDQLLDDMVRQGPPTNLHEAYGIPVSSSSICRLLGVPYEDADFFTTHLEALFDPHRAGAPERIASSKVALSGYLDELFSRKQKEPGDDMISRLVADYLVPGKVDRPELLLTCYLLLAAGHETTASMITTGTAALLMHPEQFAAVRNEPQLLRGAVEELLRYLSIFQFGITRIATEDVRVGDQLVAAGEGIVVSPLLGNRDEDVYEDPHVLDVRRRSRPHLSFGHGPHLCVGHSLARIELQIAFERLLTRLPDLRLAVPDSDVPFRYETLVFGTIDLPVTWGEPRTGTPA; the protein is encoded by the coding sequence GTGGTTGACCAGCTGCCCACGTACCCGATAACCGACCGCACGTGTCCCTATGAACCACCGGCCGGCCTGTTGGCCCTCCAGCGGCAAGCGCCGTTGGTGCAGGTGCAACTTCCCACCGGCCCGGCCTGGTTGGTGACGAGCTATGACGCGGCGCGGGCCCTGCTCGACGATCCGCGGATGAGTTCGGACATGGGCAGGGAGGGCTTCCCGACGCTGTACCGGCAGAAGATGCGCCCCGTGCTCAAGGGCTCCTTCATGAGGATGGACGGTGACCAACACGCCTTCTACCGGACCATGCTCGCCGGAGAGTTCTCCGTCAAACGGGTCGCGGCCATGCGCCCGGAGATCGAGCAGGCGTGTGACCAACTCCTGGACGACATGGTGCGCCAGGGGCCGCCGACCAATCTGCACGAGGCGTACGGCATTCCGGTGTCGTCCAGTTCGATCTGCCGACTGCTCGGTGTGCCCTACGAGGACGCGGACTTCTTCACCACCCATCTGGAGGCCCTGTTCGATCCGCACCGGGCCGGCGCTCCGGAACGGATCGCGAGCAGCAAGGTCGCACTCAGCGGCTACCTCGACGAGCTGTTCTCCCGCAAGCAGAAGGAGCCCGGCGACGACATGATCAGCCGGCTCGTCGCCGACTATCTGGTGCCCGGCAAGGTGGACCGGCCCGAACTGCTCCTCACCTGCTATCTGCTGCTCGCGGCGGGGCACGAGACCACCGCCAGCATGATCACCACCGGGACCGCGGCACTGCTGATGCATCCCGAACAGTTCGCGGCCGTGCGCAACGAACCGCAGCTCCTGCGCGGCGCCGTCGAGGAACTCCTCCGCTATCTCAGCATCTTCCAGTTCGGCATCACACGCATCGCCACCGAGGACGTCAGGGTCGGCGACCAGCTGGTGGCCGCGGGCGAAGGCATCGTCGTCTCACCGCTGTTGGGCAACCGGGACGAGGACGTCTACGAGGACCCGCACGTCCTCGATGTGCGCCGCCGCAGCCGCCCCCATCTGAGCTTCGGCCACGGCCCGCACCTGTGCGTCGGACACAGCCTCGCCCGCATCGAGCTACAGATCGCCTTCGAGCGGCTTCTGACCCGCCTGCCCGATCTACGGCTCGCCGTGCCCGATTCCGATGTGCCCTTCCGCTACGAGACCCTGGTCTTCGGCACCATCGACCTGCCGGTCACCTGGGGCGAGCCGCGTACGGGGACACCGGCATGA
- a CDS encoding ferredoxin, whose translation MSAPADSEPLLLRVDHAACCRSGACSLVAPDLFDQGDDGKVVLKNPRPPAHLREAAEEAADYCPVSAIRVDPPTG comes from the coding sequence ATGAGCGCTCCGGCCGATTCGGAACCGCTGCTGCTCCGGGTGGACCACGCGGCCTGCTGTCGATCGGGGGCCTGCTCCTTGGTCGCACCCGACCTCTTCGACCAGGGCGACGACGGCAAGGTGGTGCTCAAGAACCCCCGCCCGCCCGCCCACCTGCGGGAAGCTGCCGAAGAGGCAGCCGACTACTGCCCGGTCTCGGCCATCCGAGTGGATCCCCCGACCGGCTGA
- the ccrA gene encoding crotonyl-CoA carboxylase/reductase: MDLLSKAALNGAPPEELESLPLPDEFLAGHLRADDAESLADAVDKDVRRTIRVGPVPMPELAPDEVVVAVMASSINYNTVWSAMFEPISTFTTLRRFARQGGYTTRHDLPYQVIGSDAAGVVVRAGAGVRHWRPGDHVVVSPAYVDDQDPGSHDDGVMGEHLRAWGYETNFGGLAHYTVVRASQLVAKPPHLTWEEAATITLCAGTAYRMLVSDHGARMKQGDVVLIWGATGGLGAYALQMVRNGGGIAVGVVSSAAKAEVLRQQGCDVVIDRREIGMGDTADPSADAAELGRRLGRRIRAEIGEDPSIAFDYVGRATFGTSVHVVRRGGTVVTCGSSTGYQHTYDNRYLWMHLKRVIGSHIANLQEQSACLRLFEQGRLVPVVSRVFPLESVADAARLVQENQHIGKVAVRCLAPCDGLGITDPAARARIGEDRLTAWRQYATAPTATGAGR; this comes from the coding sequence ATGGACCTGCTCAGCAAGGCGGCGCTCAACGGCGCGCCTCCCGAGGAACTGGAAAGTCTGCCCCTGCCCGACGAGTTCCTCGCCGGTCATCTGCGGGCCGATGATGCCGAGTCGTTGGCCGACGCGGTCGACAAGGACGTGCGAAGGACCATCCGGGTGGGACCGGTGCCCATGCCCGAGTTGGCACCGGACGAGGTCGTCGTCGCGGTCATGGCCAGCTCGATCAACTACAACACGGTGTGGTCGGCCATGTTCGAGCCGATCTCGACGTTCACCACACTGCGCCGCTTCGCCCGGCAGGGCGGGTACACCACCCGCCACGACCTGCCGTACCAGGTGATCGGTTCGGACGCCGCGGGTGTCGTGGTGCGGGCCGGGGCCGGGGTCCGGCACTGGCGGCCCGGTGACCATGTGGTGGTGAGCCCCGCCTACGTCGACGACCAGGACCCGGGTTCCCATGACGACGGTGTGATGGGCGAGCACCTGCGGGCCTGGGGCTATGAGACCAACTTCGGCGGTCTCGCCCACTACACCGTGGTCCGGGCCAGCCAACTGGTCGCCAAACCACCGCATCTGACCTGGGAGGAGGCGGCAACGATCACGCTGTGTGCGGGGACGGCCTACCGCATGCTGGTCAGCGACCACGGTGCCCGGATGAAGCAGGGTGACGTCGTACTGATCTGGGGTGCCACCGGTGGTCTGGGGGCGTACGCGTTGCAGATGGTCCGCAACGGGGGCGGCATCGCCGTCGGTGTGGTGAGCTCCGCGGCCAAGGCCGAAGTCCTGCGCCAGCAGGGGTGCGATGTGGTGATCGACCGCCGGGAGATCGGCATGGGCGACACAGCGGATCCGAGTGCCGACGCCGCGGAACTGGGACGGCGTCTGGGCCGGCGCATACGGGCCGAGATCGGCGAGGACCCCAGCATCGCCTTCGACTACGTCGGCCGGGCCACCTTCGGCACCTCGGTGCACGTCGTCCGACGCGGCGGCACGGTGGTCACCTGCGGTTCCAGCACCGGCTACCAACACACCTACGACAACCGCTATCTATGGATGCATCTGAAGCGGGTCATCGGCAGTCACATCGCGAATCTCCAGGAACAGTCCGCCTGCCTGCGCCTCTTTGAACAGGGGAGACTCGTACCCGTCGTCTCCCGGGTGTTCCCGCTGGAGAGCGTCGCGGACGCCGCTCGACTGGTGCAGGAGAACCAACACATCGGCAAGGTCGCGGTGCGATGTCTGGCACCGTGTGACGGTCTGGGCATCACCGACCCGGCGGCCCGTGCACGCATCGGCGAGGACCGACTGACCGCCTGGCGTCAGTACGCGACCGCCCCGACGGCAACGGGGGCCGGACGATGA
- a CDS encoding 3-oxoacyl-ACP synthase III family protein, whose product MSAWGIIGTGSYLPEREISNKEVAEWCGVSAEWIEERTEILTRRYAAPDEATSDLAATAASRALRAAGITADQLDHVIVSTSTGDSPQPPTAYLVQEAIGAHAAACFDINVVCSGFVYGLEVARRLLAANPRGHALVIGADVYSRILDYGDHRTAVLLGDGAGAAVVGPVPDGYGFLGTELVSDGAAHHLIRVEAGGSRMPTTAQSVAEGRHYFRMDGRGVRDFVMDNVPPILHRLLQRAGIEAHDVDHLVPHQPNGVLLRRLVERCAMTRAHTHRTLERYGNIGSASVPVALDDACRSGRIHGGDLTLLAGFGGGMSVGATLMRWQEPS is encoded by the coding sequence ATGAGCGCGTGGGGCATCATCGGCACCGGTTCCTATCTGCCCGAGCGGGAGATCAGCAACAAGGAGGTCGCCGAGTGGTGCGGTGTGAGTGCGGAGTGGATCGAGGAGCGCACCGAGATCCTCACTCGGCGGTACGCGGCGCCAGACGAAGCCACCTCCGACCTCGCTGCGACGGCCGCCAGCCGAGCCCTCCGGGCAGCAGGGATCACGGCAGACCAGCTCGACCATGTGATCGTCTCGACCTCCACCGGTGACTCACCCCAACCCCCCACGGCATACCTGGTCCAAGAGGCCATCGGAGCCCACGCCGCTGCCTGCTTCGATATCAACGTGGTGTGCAGCGGATTCGTGTACGGCCTGGAAGTGGCCCGGCGACTGCTCGCCGCAAACCCTCGCGGCCATGCGCTGGTCATCGGCGCCGACGTCTACTCCCGCATCCTCGACTACGGCGACCACCGCACCGCCGTCCTCCTCGGCGACGGCGCCGGCGCAGCCGTCGTCGGACCCGTTCCCGACGGCTACGGATTCCTCGGCACCGAACTGGTCAGCGACGGGGCGGCGCACCACCTCATTCGGGTCGAGGCCGGAGGCAGCCGCATGCCCACCACCGCGCAGTCCGTCGCGGAGGGCCGCCACTACTTCCGCATGGACGGCCGTGGGGTCCGTGACTTCGTGATGGACAACGTCCCGCCGATCCTGCACCGACTGTTGCAGCGTGCCGGGATCGAGGCGCACGACGTCGACCACCTCGTCCCGCACCAGCCCAACGGGGTCCTGCTGCGCCGCCTGGTCGAGCGGTGTGCAATGACCCGCGCCCACACCCATCGCACTCTCGAACGGTACGGAAACATCGGTAGCGCGTCCGTGCCGGTGGCCTTGGACGACGCCTGCCGATCCGGTCGGATCCACGGCGGGGACCTGACCCTCCTGGCCGGGTTCGGCGGTGGCATGTCGGTCGGAGCGACACTGATGCGTTGGCAGGAGCCTTCATGA
- a CDS encoding 3-hydroxybutyryl-CoA dehydrogenase, which yields MNRAPIARVGVVGCGVMGAGIAHIAARAGLDVRVVVSSPVGVPIGFDRIRRTLEQDVRKGRLGEVDRDAALDLIEVTADIERLADREFVIEAIPEDENRKVTLLSRIGEVLKEDDAILATNTSSLPIGRLARATRHPDRFIGVHFFSPVPVMPLVELVSALHTSEWTRARTHDLLVDTLGKTPIDAPDRAGFVVNGLLVPYLLGAMRMIESGRVTADVVDQGMTLGCAHPVGPLRLADLIGLDVVKAVAEALHREFGEPQYAPPSILLRLVEEGALGKKTGRGFHTHAQ from the coding sequence ATGAATCGAGCACCGATAGCCCGCGTGGGCGTGGTTGGTTGCGGTGTGATGGGCGCGGGCATCGCCCACATCGCCGCCCGGGCCGGCCTTGATGTACGGGTGGTGGTGTCCAGCCCCGTCGGGGTACCGATCGGCTTCGATCGCATCCGCCGTACCCTGGAGCAGGATGTCCGCAAGGGCAGGCTCGGCGAGGTGGACCGGGACGCCGCACTCGACCTCATCGAGGTCACCGCGGACATCGAACGGCTCGCCGATCGAGAGTTCGTGATCGAGGCGATCCCCGAGGACGAGAACCGCAAGGTGACACTGCTCTCCCGGATCGGCGAGGTCCTCAAGGAGGACGACGCCATCCTCGCCACCAACACCTCCTCCCTTCCGATCGGCCGTCTTGCCCGGGCGACCCGCCACCCGGACCGGTTCATCGGTGTCCACTTCTTCAGTCCGGTGCCCGTCATGCCGCTCGTCGAGTTGGTCAGCGCCCTCCACACCAGCGAGTGGACCCGTGCCCGGACCCACGACCTTCTGGTCGACACCCTCGGCAAGACCCCCATCGACGCTCCCGACCGCGCGGGTTTCGTCGTCAACGGACTCCTGGTGCCCTATCTCCTCGGTGCCATGCGCATGATCGAGTCAGGCCGGGTGACGGCCGATGTGGTCGACCAGGGGATGACCCTGGGGTGCGCCCATCCCGTGGGCCCGCTCCGGCTCGCCGACCTGATCGGGCTCGATGTCGTCAAGGCGGTGGCGGAGGCACTGCACCGGGAGTTCGGCGAACCGCAGTACGCGCCTCCATCGATACTCCTGCGTCTGGTCGAGGAGGGTGCACTCGGCAAGAAGACCGGCCGCGGTTTCCACACCCACGCCCAGTGA
- a CDS encoding cold-shock protein, with product MLSFDDVRGYGFIAPDNGTDDVFMHANDLLDDKYLFRSGSQVEFEVEDGDRGLKASHVRIIASSSGAPTRQGAVTAQRPSGHSRSEIEDGDCDLLSAAEFTQELTEALLVASPSLSGEQILQVRKRIVELARTHNWVES from the coding sequence GTGCTCAGTTTCGATGACGTGCGCGGCTACGGCTTCATCGCGCCGGACAACGGAACGGACGATGTCTTCATGCATGCGAACGATCTCCTGGACGACAAGTATCTGTTCCGTTCCGGGTCGCAGGTCGAGTTCGAGGTGGAAGACGGAGATCGCGGGCTCAAGGCATCGCATGTTCGTATCATCGCGTCCAGTAGCGGTGCTCCGACGCGCCAAGGGGCCGTGACAGCTCAGCGGCCGTCGGGTCACAGCAGGAGCGAGATCGAGGACGGTGACTGCGATCTGTTGTCAGCCGCCGAGTTCACCCAGGAACTCACCGAGGCGTTGCTCGTGGCTTCGCCGTCCTTGAGCGGGGAGCAGATCCTCCAAGTGCGCAAGCGCATCGTGGAGTTGGCCCGCACCCACAACTGGGTCGAGTCCTGA
- a CDS encoding STAS domain-containing protein has translation MITPPLPPFTHRTVFIPRTDRQGEGDHAVMHVAGEIDMYTGEWLKAALTLCIACRPATIHLDITDVTLLDSGGLDSLTSAQQDAAATGVTLLITGQPAPIVERLLHLKGAPPLPGNTEPGTRVHSQPRWARWDRIPHPPQPKSGPAPHAPAGQSHRRHLGAPETACWGKEHGPFGSRRPGRSTAAAALVLALAAVTGLMLALFAAHRR, from the coding sequence ATGATCACTCCCCCGTTACCCCCGTTCACCCACCGAACCGTCTTCATCCCCCGCACCGATCGCCAGGGCGAGGGGGATCATGCCGTCATGCACGTGGCGGGCGAGATCGACATGTACACGGGCGAGTGGTTGAAGGCTGCCCTCACTCTCTGCATCGCCTGCCGACCGGCAACGATCCATCTCGACATCACGGATGTGACCCTGCTGGACTCCGGTGGGCTCGACTCACTCACCTCCGCCCAGCAGGACGCCGCGGCGACCGGTGTCACCCTGCTGATCACCGGACAACCCGCACCCATCGTCGAGCGCCTCCTTCACCTCAAGGGGGCCCCTCCCCTGCCCGGCAACACCGAGCCCGGCACCCGGGTGCACTCGCAACCGCGCTGGGCGCGGTGGGACCGCATCCCCCATCCACCACAGCCGAAGTCCGGCCCTGCTCCGCACGCCCCCGCCGGCCAGAGCCACCGAAGACACCTCGGCGCTCCGGAAACGGCGTGTTGGGGCAAGGAGCACGGTCCGTTCGGTTCGCGGCGCCCTGGTCGGAGCACTGCTGCCGCAGCGCTGGTACTCGCCCTCGCCGCGGTCACAGGGCTGATGCTCGCCCTGTTCGCCGCCCACCGGCGTTGA
- a CDS encoding STAS domain-containing protein, producing MTDRTLTVTARPHPVGPHLLTVAGELDHHTGPRLRAALDEIPFGSGAGLVIDLSGLTYCDSTGITLLVSAYQRAQNTNSPLSLAGLSPDLLRVFRIVGLDQVFTLEPSVEHAMSSLRP from the coding sequence GTGACCGACCGCACCCTGACCGTCACCGCTCGACCCCACCCCGTGGGCCCCCATCTGCTGACCGTGGCCGGCGAACTCGACCACCACACGGGACCCCGGCTACGAGCAGCCCTCGACGAGATCCCCTTCGGCTCCGGCGCCGGGTTGGTGATCGACCTCTCCGGCCTCACCTACTGCGACTCCACCGGCATCACCCTGCTGGTCAGCGCATACCAGCGGGCGCAGAACACCAACAGTCCACTGTCCCTGGCCGGGTTGAGCCCCGACCTGCTGAGGGTCTTCCGGATCGTCGGGCTCGACCAGGTCTTCACCCTGGAGCCCAGTGTGGAACACGCGATGAGCTCGCTACGCCCCTGA
- a CDS encoding SpoIIE family protein phosphatase, translated as MAGSEGAEGGLPATDGADVFAADEEVGRHLAVVDWDATPLGPPAQWPQSLRTAVSILLSSRFSMWMAWGPELTFFCNASYRRDTLDQKYPWALGRPASEVWAEIWGDIGPRIDTVLATGTATWDEALLLFVERSGFTEESYHTFSYSPLRDDAGHVVGMLCVVSEDTERVIGERRMATLRDLGSDPTVVRTEQEVLAFCGQQLGHNPLDLPFTLTYLFDEGGSARLAGATGMAAGHPAAPAVLSIDDPDGMWPAAALAEGASVLMSLDSPSFAELPTGDWPQPPTQALVVPLLQQGGRPYGFVVAALNRYRLLDEGYRGFVELVAGHVAAGVASARSYEAQQRRAEELAELDRAKTAFFSNVSHEFRTPLTLIMGPLEQLRGRSADADPEVREELDVMHRNGLRLGKLVNTLLDFSRIEAGRMQARYEPVDLAAVTIELASVFSSAVEQAGLDFKVDCLPLDQPVYIDAEMWEKVVLNLLSNALKFTFVGSIDVALRAADGEAVLTVTDTGIGVPAQEIPRLFERFHRIENARSRSNEGSGIGLALVRELIGLHGGTITADSTEGEGTCFTIRLPFGSEHLPSDALAPVGDTPGASSTAHPYIQEALRWLPADRSDVAPRDIRDTDSDPTAPPSTRAVPATLLIADDNADMREYLVRLLSGAGYEVRAVNDGQDALDAIRRQAPDLVVSDVMMPRLDGLALVAALRTDPRTASVPVLLLSARAGQEASIEGLQAGADDYLVKPFAAAELLARVRANVELSRLRSHHVRWRTALVDSLQEAFFVCDEDGTVIEVNTAFADILGYGPEGLPYAPIHPWWPDAARDPQAHRQVTDAFAGLLGQTQGSYTIPVTHRDGHRLWISATFNEAQDPDTGRRATVGTFRDVTAEHYAIQRESALASLSTLLSRATNLPDALGGALTELKGLWRARHVVAAVFDRGDRPTLTATDPAVGWQQLSDERRRTLHELSQRPLLTQIADHTGAGILLEHPDGPLALWVDLGEHRPFTSEDQLLLSLLAGHLAQGLHRAHQIDQQRETALALQRAILGPSNLPDGFAVRYEPATRPLEVGGDWYDTVSLPDGRIGIIVGDCVGRGLAAAAVMGQLRSACRALLLQDASPARTLMALDHFAAGVPGALCTTVFCGVLDPESGRLTYSSAGHPPGILAHSDGTTRLLDGGRFAPLAVRPGIERPEAECTVPARATLLLYTDGLVERRRRPLTVGIDQAGEAVQDGRDAAVEDLATQVMERLAPAGGYDDDVALLLYRHPAPLEMTFRAESGQLAPVRRALRSWLDQCDLPPQTVQNVLVAAGEACANAIEHGHRNSPGKTVRLRAEALVNDLRLSVADSGHWKTPQPELNAHRGRGVTLMRAMMQQVTITPGPSGTIVDMYTRIS; from the coding sequence ATGGCGGGTTCCGAAGGCGCTGAGGGCGGGCTGCCGGCCACAGACGGAGCGGACGTGTTCGCCGCGGACGAGGAGGTCGGCAGGCACCTCGCCGTGGTCGACTGGGACGCCACTCCGCTCGGGCCGCCCGCCCAATGGCCGCAGAGCCTTCGGACGGCCGTGAGTATCCTGCTCTCCTCGCGGTTCTCGATGTGGATGGCCTGGGGACCCGAGCTCACGTTCTTCTGTAACGCCTCCTACCGTCGCGACACGCTGGACCAGAAGTACCCGTGGGCGTTGGGTCGACCCGCGAGCGAGGTGTGGGCCGAGATCTGGGGCGACATCGGCCCGCGCATCGACACCGTGCTGGCGACGGGGACGGCGACCTGGGACGAGGCGCTGCTGCTCTTCGTGGAACGGTCCGGGTTCACGGAGGAGAGCTACCACACGTTCTCCTACAGCCCCCTGCGCGATGACGCGGGCCATGTGGTGGGCATGCTGTGCGTGGTGAGCGAGGACACCGAGCGGGTCATCGGCGAGCGACGGATGGCGACCCTGCGGGACCTCGGCTCCGACCCCACCGTCGTACGCACCGAGCAGGAGGTGTTGGCCTTCTGCGGCCAGCAACTCGGGCACAATCCGCTGGACCTGCCCTTCACACTGACCTACCTCTTCGACGAGGGCGGCTCGGCGAGGCTCGCCGGTGCCACCGGAATGGCCGCCGGACACCCCGCGGCGCCGGCGGTGCTGTCGATCGACGACCCGGACGGGATGTGGCCGGCGGCGGCCCTGGCCGAGGGCGCGTCCGTGCTGATGTCCCTCGACAGCCCCTCCTTCGCCGAACTGCCGACCGGTGACTGGCCACAACCGCCCACGCAGGCACTGGTCGTGCCGCTGTTGCAGCAGGGAGGCAGGCCGTACGGCTTCGTCGTGGCCGCCTTGAACCGGTATCGACTCCTGGACGAGGGGTACCGGGGGTTCGTCGAACTGGTCGCAGGCCATGTCGCGGCAGGGGTCGCGAGCGCCCGCAGTTACGAGGCCCAGCAGCGACGGGCCGAGGAACTGGCCGAGCTGGACCGGGCGAAGACCGCCTTCTTCTCCAACGTCAGCCATGAGTTCCGCACCCCGCTCACCTTGATCATGGGCCCGCTGGAGCAGCTGCGCGGACGGTCGGCCGACGCCGATCCCGAAGTGCGCGAAGAGCTGGACGTGATGCACCGCAACGGGCTGCGCCTGGGCAAGCTCGTCAACACCCTCCTCGACTTCTCGCGCATCGAGGCCGGACGGATGCAGGCCAGGTACGAACCCGTGGACCTGGCGGCCGTCACCATCGAACTGGCCAGCGTCTTCAGTTCGGCGGTCGAGCAGGCCGGACTCGACTTCAAGGTCGACTGCCTGCCCCTGGACCAGCCGGTCTACATCGACGCCGAGATGTGGGAGAAGGTGGTGCTCAACCTGCTGAGCAACGCCCTCAAGTTCACGTTCGTCGGTTCGATCGATGTGGCCCTGCGGGCAGCGGACGGGGAAGCGGTGCTGACGGTCACGGACACCGGTATCGGTGTCCCGGCCCAGGAGATACCCCGACTGTTCGAGCGGTTCCACCGCATCGAGAACGCCCGCTCCCGCTCCAACGAGGGCAGCGGAATCGGACTTGCGCTGGTGCGGGAGCTCATCGGTCTGCACGGCGGCACCATCACCGCCGACAGCACCGAGGGCGAGGGCACCTGTTTCACCATCCGGTTGCCGTTCGGCTCCGAGCATCTGCCGTCCGACGCCCTCGCACCCGTCGGTGATACGCCTGGCGCATCGTCGACGGCGCACCCCTACATTCAGGAAGCCCTGCGCTGGCTACCCGCTGACCGGTCGGACGTGGCTCCCCGGGACATCCGGGACACGGACTCCGACCCGACGGCACCTCCCTCCACGCGGGCCGTTCCTGCGACGCTGCTCATCGCGGACGACAACGCCGACATGCGGGAGTACCTCGTACGGCTGCTGTCCGGAGCCGGCTACGAGGTCCGCGCCGTCAACGACGGTCAGGACGCGCTGGACGCCATCCGCCGCCAGGCCCCCGATCTGGTCGTCAGCGATGTGATGATGCCCAGGCTCGATGGGCTGGCCCTGGTGGCGGCGTTGCGCACCGACCCCCGCACCGCGTCCGTACCGGTCCTGCTGCTTTCCGCGCGTGCCGGTCAGGAAGCTTCCATCGAGGGCTTGCAGGCCGGGGCCGACGACTATCTGGTGAAGCCGTTCGCCGCCGCCGAACTGTTGGCGCGGGTCCGGGCGAACGTGGAACTGTCGCGCCTGCGCAGCCACCACGTCCGCTGGCGGACCGCACTGGTGGATTCGCTCCAGGAGGCGTTCTTCGTCTGTGACGAGGACGGCACGGTCATCGAGGTCAACACCGCCTTCGCCGACATCCTCGGCTATGGACCGGAGGGTCTGCCCTACGCGCCGATCCACCCGTGGTGGCCTGACGCGGCCCGCGATCCACAGGCCCATCGGCAGGTCACCGATGCCTTCGCCGGACTGCTCGGCCAGACCCAGGGCAGCTACACCATCCCCGTCACCCACCGCGACGGCCACCGGCTGTGGATCAGCGCCACGTTCAACGAGGCACAGGACCCCGACACCGGGCGCCGCGCGACCGTGGGCACCTTCCGGGACGTCACCGCCGAGCACTACGCCATCCAGCGCGAGAGCGCCCTCGCCTCCCTGAGCACGCTCCTGTCCCGGGCCACCAACCTTCCCGATGCGCTCGGTGGGGCACTGACCGAACTGAAGGGGCTGTGGCGTGCCCGCCATGTCGTGGCCGCCGTTTTTGACCGAGGGGACCGACCCACCCTCACCGCCACCGATCCGGCGGTCGGTTGGCAGCAACTGTCCGACGAGCGCCGCCGTACGCTCCATGAACTGAGCCAGCGGCCCCTGCTCACCCAGATCGCCGACCACACCGGGGCCGGCATCCTCCTGGAGCACCCCGACGGCCCGTTGGCGCTCTGGGTGGACCTCGGCGAGCACCGGCCGTTCACCAGCGAGGACCAACTGCTCCTGTCCCTGCTGGCAGGCCATCTGGCGCAGGGCCTGCACCGCGCGCACCAGATCGACCAGCAGCGCGAGACCGCCCTCGCACTCCAGCGCGCCATCCTTGGCCCGTCCAACCTTCCCGACGGCTTCGCCGTCCGCTACGAGCCCGCGACCCGACCGCTGGAGGTCGGCGGTGACTGGTACGACACGGTGTCACTGCCCGACGGCCGCATCGGCATCATCGTCGGCGACTGCGTCGGACGCGGACTGGCGGCAGCCGCGGTCATGGGGCAGTTGCGCAGTGCCTGCCGCGCCCTGCTCCTCCAGGACGCCAGTCCCGCCCGGACCCTGATGGCTCTGGACCACTTTGCCGCAGGGGTCCCTGGTGCACTGTGCACGACCGTGTTCTGTGGCGTGCTCGATCCCGAGTCGGGACGGCTGACCTACTCCAGCGCAGGGCACCCGCCGGGCATCCTCGCGCACTCCGACGGCACCACCAGGCTCCTGGACGGCGGTCGCTTTGCGCCGCTCGCCGTCAGGCCGGGCATCGAACGGCCCGAGGCGGAGTGCACCGTGCCCGCCCGTGCCACCCTGTTGCTCTACACCGACGGGCTGGTCGAACGCCGACGCAGGCCACTGACCGTGGGCATCGACCAGGCCGGTGAAGCGGTCCAGGACGGACGCGATGCCGCCGTCGAGGATCTGGCCACCCAGGTCATGGAGCGGCTCGCCCCGGCCGGTGGCTACGACGACGACGTCGCCCTCCTGCTGTACCGTCACCCCGCTCCGCTCGAAATGACCTTCCGCGCGGAGTCCGGCCAACTGGCGCCCGTGCGCAGGGCCCTGCGCAGTTGGCTGGACCAGTGCGACCTGCCGCCCCAGACCGTGCAGAACGTCCTGGTCGCCGCCGGTGAGGCGTGCGCCAACGCCATTGAGCACGGTCACCGCAACAGTCCGGGGAAGACGGTCCGGTTGCGGGCTGAAGCGCTCGTCAACGATCTGCGGCTGTCCGTCGCCGACAGCGGGCACTGGAAGACGCCGCAGCCCGAACTCAACGCTCACCGCGGTCGGGGCGTCACCCTGATGCGCGCGATGATGCAGCAGGTCACCATCACCCCCGGCCCGAGCGGCACCATCGTCGACATGTATACGAGGATCAGCTGA
- a CDS encoding STAS domain-containing protein, translating to MTTPLTLASGHRPDGTAVLKAVGEIDMSNTDAFAAALDAIPDRVVVDLTEVEYLDSAGLSVLFAHAHRLELISGPLLDPVLTFSGLADLTVVHGPEAPPSAGS from the coding sequence ATGACCACACCGCTCACCCTCGCCTCCGGACATCGGCCGGACGGAACGGCGGTCCTCAAGGCTGTCGGCGAGATCGACATGAGCAACACCGACGCCTTCGCCGCCGCGCTCGACGCCATTCCGGACCGGGTGGTCGTCGATCTCACCGAGGTCGAGTACCTCGACAGCGCAGGCTTGAGCGTCCTGTTCGCGCACGCCCACCGACTGGAACTCATCTCAGGCCCGTTGCTGGATCCCGTACTGACGTTCTCCGGACTCGCCGACCTGACCGTCGTCCACGGCCCCGAAGCGCCCCCTTCGGCCGGGAGCTGA